One genomic window of Candidatus Nitrospira nitrificans includes the following:
- the rnc gene encoding ribonuclease III, whose product MTPASSADFSPAVSNYRFTNPSFLIEALTHKSYVNERRDSGRKHNERLEFLGDAVLSLIVSDYLTRQYPEFSEGTLSKLKAKLVSEAPLANVARKLDLGARLKLGRGEERSNGRDKASLLADVLEAVIAAVYLDGGFEASRTFTMEALTDELRDIDVLQGQSGGDDYKTRFQEWCQKRYESLPRYVVVRETGPDHQKVFEVEVQVNDSVLGIGRGLSKKEAEQEAAQRALEQAER is encoded by the coding sequence ATGACGCCGGCTTCTTCTGCCGATTTTTCTCCTGCCGTCTCGAACTATCGCTTCACGAATCCGAGCTTCTTGATAGAGGCATTGACCCATAAATCGTACGTGAACGAGCGTCGAGACTCCGGTCGCAAACATAATGAGCGGCTTGAGTTCTTGGGGGATGCCGTATTGTCGCTTATCGTGAGCGACTATCTCACGAGGCAATATCCTGAATTCAGCGAAGGGACCCTCTCCAAACTCAAAGCCAAGCTCGTGAGCGAAGCGCCGTTAGCGAATGTCGCGAGGAAGCTGGATCTCGGCGCCAGACTGAAACTTGGCCGGGGCGAAGAACGTTCGAATGGGCGCGACAAAGCCTCACTGCTGGCTGATGTATTGGAAGCCGTGATTGCAGCGGTCTATCTTGACGGAGGATTTGAGGCGAGTCGAACCTTCACCATGGAGGCGCTGACCGATGAATTGCGCGACATCGATGTGCTGCAAGGACAATCCGGAGGAGATGATTACAAAACGCGCTTCCAGGAATGGTGTCAAAAACGGTATGAATCGTTGCCTCGGTATGTGGTTGTGCGCGAAACCGGACCGGATCACCAAAAGGTGTTTGAAGTGGAAGTGCAGGTGAATGACAGCGTATTGGGGATCGGTCGAGGACTCAGCAAGAAGGAGGCGGAACAGGAAGCGGCGCAACGAGCGCTGGAGCAGGCTGAACGTTGA
- the acpP gene encoding acyl carrier protein, with product MATVDERVKKIIAEQLGVEEDEVTPEASFVEDLGADSLDTVELVMALEEEFSIEIPDEDAEKILTVGKALDYIKEKS from the coding sequence ATGGCAACTGTTGATGAGCGAGTCAAGAAGATTATTGCTGAGCAACTCGGGGTGGAAGAGGATGAGGTGACGCCGGAAGCCTCCTTCGTTGAAGATCTTGGCGCTGATTCGCTCGATACCGTCGAGCTGGTCATGGCATTGGAGGAAGAGTTCTCGATCGAAATTCCCGATGAGGATGCAGAAAAGATTCTGACCGTCGGGAAGGCGCTGGACTACATCAAGGAAAAGTCCTAA
- the fabD gene encoding ACP S-malonyltransferase, which produces MALGIGLVFPGQGSQSVGMGKALYDAHPSLKAVYDEASTVLGYDVAELCFMGPAERLNLTEFTQPALLVSSVAALKLFEPVEIKPVAVAGHSLGEYSALVAAGGVSFRDAVGLVQKRGRYMSEAVAKGTGLVAALLGLTAEVVKEVCRTASSVGVVAAANFNSPGQVVIAGERAAVERAIELAKAQGCKKAIPLPVSVPVHTPLMQQAADRLAKDFSTVRWSDLSAPLVNNAEAKAISRAQEIQASLVRQLPSSVLWEDTVQTMGRMGVTTFVEIGPGTVLTGLIRRILPAVKLLNVNDPKSLETTLQSLKV; this is translated from the coding sequence ATGGCTCTAGGAATCGGACTTGTTTTCCCTGGACAGGGTTCCCAGTCGGTCGGGATGGGGAAGGCGCTCTATGACGCGCATCCCTCGTTGAAGGCCGTCTATGATGAGGCTTCTACGGTCTTGGGGTATGATGTCGCCGAGTTGTGCTTCATGGGACCGGCTGAGCGACTTAATCTGACGGAATTCACCCAGCCGGCCTTGCTCGTGAGCAGTGTGGCGGCGTTAAAACTGTTTGAGCCGGTTGAAATCAAGCCGGTTGCGGTGGCGGGTCATAGTTTGGGTGAATACTCAGCGTTGGTCGCGGCAGGCGGCGTATCCTTTCGTGATGCCGTCGGTCTGGTTCAGAAACGGGGTCGCTATATGTCCGAAGCCGTGGCTAAAGGAACCGGTCTCGTTGCGGCTCTGTTGGGCTTGACCGCCGAGGTGGTCAAAGAAGTCTGCCGCACGGCGTCGTCCGTCGGGGTCGTCGCGGCGGCGAACTTTAACTCGCCGGGGCAGGTCGTGATCGCCGGTGAACGGGCAGCGGTGGAACGGGCGATCGAATTGGCCAAAGCGCAGGGCTGTAAAAAGGCCATCCCCTTGCCGGTCAGCGTGCCGGTTCATACCCCGTTGATGCAGCAAGCAGCCGATCGATTGGCGAAGGATTTCTCCACCGTTCGGTGGTCGGATCTCAGCGCCCCGCTTGTGAATAATGCAGAAGCGAAAGCGATCAGCCGGGCACAGGAGATTCAAGCGTCGTTGGTTCGTCAGCTGCCCTCTTCCGTGCTGTGGGAGGATACCGTCCAGACAATGGGAAGGATGGGCGTCACGACGTTCGTCGAAATCGGCCCCGGCACCGTGTTGACCGGATTGATCAGGCGGATTCTACCTGCAGTGAAATTGTTGAATGTGAACGATCCGAAGTCGCTTGAAACCACGTTGCAAAGTTTGAAAGTATGA
- a CDS encoding peptidylprolyl isomerase: MESPKGPRAIIKTKFGDIEIKLYPDVAPRHVENFIKLAKSGFYNGTIFHRVIPGFMIQGGDPNTKDSLKKDTYGQGGPGHTVKAEFSDIPHKRGIVSMARAADPDTAGSQFFIVVEDSRFLDRKYSVFGEVTKGIGIADKIVNSARDERDNPKERVEMTVTIVE, translated from the coding sequence ATGGAGTCCCCGAAAGGGCCACGGGCGATCATCAAAACCAAATTCGGCGATATCGAGATTAAATTGTATCCGGATGTCGCGCCAAGGCATGTGGAGAATTTTATCAAGCTGGCGAAGTCCGGGTTCTACAACGGGACGATTTTTCACCGCGTCATTCCCGGTTTCATGATCCAAGGCGGAGACCCCAATACGAAAGATTCGCTCAAAAAGGACACCTACGGGCAGGGCGGTCCCGGTCACACAGTCAAGGCGGAATTCAGTGATATCCCGCACAAACGTGGCATTGTTTCCATGGCCAGGGCAGCCGATCCGGATACGGCCGGCTCCCAATTTTTCATCGTGGTCGAGGATTCCCGATTCTTGGACCGCAAGTATTCCGTGTTCGGCGAAGTGACGAAGGGCATTGGCATAGCCGACAAGATCGTCAACTCGGCACGCGATGAGCGGGACAATCCGAAAGAACGTGTGGAAATGACGGTCACGATCGTGGAGTAG
- the fabG gene encoding 3-oxoacyl-[acyl-carrier-protein] reductase produces MSLQGKTAIVTGAAQGIGRAIAECLAQAGADIAVADLDPGRSVETVASVEKLGRKALNIKVNVADATETKAMVEQVMKAWGKVDILVNNAGITRDGLLLRMKEEDWNLVLQINLNGTFNCTKAVLQPMTKQRYGRIVNIASIVGVIGNAGQANYSASKAAVIGFTKTVGREYASRNVTVNAVAPGFIDTAMTHGLPVEVKDTLLKQIPLGRLGTPADIAAAVRFLVSEDAAYITGHVLHVNGGMLMV; encoded by the coding sequence ATGTCACTACAAGGGAAAACAGCTATTGTCACCGGCGCCGCACAGGGTATCGGCAGGGCCATCGCCGAATGTCTTGCTCAAGCGGGGGCCGACATTGCCGTGGCCGATCTTGACCCCGGCCGCTCCGTGGAAACGGTCGCCTCCGTCGAGAAGCTCGGGCGGAAGGCGCTGAACATCAAAGTCAACGTGGCCGACGCCACTGAAACCAAGGCGATGGTCGAGCAGGTCATGAAGGCCTGGGGGAAGGTGGATATCCTCGTCAACAATGCCGGCATCACGCGAGATGGCTTGTTGTTGCGGATGAAGGAAGAAGATTGGAATCTGGTGCTTCAGATCAACCTGAACGGGACGTTCAACTGCACGAAAGCGGTCTTGCAGCCGATGACCAAGCAACGGTATGGTCGCATCGTCAACATCGCCTCGATCGTCGGGGTGATCGGGAACGCGGGGCAGGCCAATTACTCGGCTTCGAAGGCGGCGGTCATCGGATTCACGAAAACCGTGGGGCGGGAATATGCCAGCCGAAACGTCACGGTGAACGCGGTGGCGCCTGGTTTCATCGACACGGCCATGACCCATGGCCTTCCTGTGGAAGTGAAGGATACGTTACTGAAACAAATCCCGCTGGGGCGATTGGGTACGCCGGCGGATATCGCGGCAGCCGTGCGGTTTTTGGTGTCCGAGGATGCGGCCTACATCACCGGTCATGTCTTGCACGTGAACGGTGGGATGTTGATGGTATGA
- a CDS encoding beta-ketoacyl-ACP synthase III, with protein sequence MKACIAGIGSYVPARVLTNADLERMVATSDEWIRERTGIRERRIAAAGEACSDLAVQAGKRALTAAGLAATDLDMILVATCTGDYPLPATACLVQHQLGATKAAACDLSAACCGFVYALSVADAYVKTGMRHVLVIGSEVMSAVTDWTDRNTCVLFGDGAGAVVVSAGDDGERGILSTHLRSDGTLCELIMVPGGGSRTPPSEKVIAERLQYIKMKGNETFKVAVRSLEEIARSTLAANHLRVEDIDLYVPHQANIRILKAVMERLGLPIEKVMLNVDRYGNTSAASIPIALDEAVREGRIKDGSLVMLGAFGAGLTWASAIIRW encoded by the coding sequence ATGAAAGCCTGCATTGCGGGAATCGGCTCCTATGTGCCCGCCAGGGTGCTGACGAATGCGGATCTTGAGCGCATGGTGGCCACGTCCGATGAATGGATTCGGGAACGAACCGGAATCCGGGAGCGGCGGATCGCGGCGGCGGGAGAAGCCTGTTCGGATTTGGCGGTTCAAGCCGGGAAGCGAGCGTTGACTGCGGCGGGTCTGGCGGCAACCGATCTCGACATGATTTTGGTGGCCACCTGTACGGGTGATTATCCGCTCCCTGCCACGGCCTGTCTCGTCCAGCATCAACTGGGAGCGACCAAAGCCGCGGCCTGCGATCTTTCGGCCGCCTGCTGCGGATTTGTCTACGCGCTCTCGGTGGCCGATGCGTACGTGAAAACAGGGATGCGCCATGTCTTGGTGATCGGATCAGAGGTGATGTCTGCCGTTACCGATTGGACCGACCGGAACACCTGTGTGCTGTTTGGGGATGGAGCCGGGGCGGTCGTGGTCAGTGCCGGTGATGACGGAGAACGAGGTATTCTCTCCACGCACCTTCGCTCCGACGGGACGCTCTGCGAGCTGATCATGGTGCCGGGAGGAGGGTCGCGTACTCCGCCGTCCGAAAAAGTGATCGCCGAGCGACTGCAGTACATCAAGATGAAAGGGAACGAGACGTTCAAAGTTGCCGTGCGCAGCTTGGAAGAGATCGCTCGCTCGACGCTGGCAGCGAATCATCTTCGCGTGGAAGATATCGATCTCTATGTGCCCCATCAGGCCAATATTCGGATTCTCAAGGCGGTGATGGAACGGCTCGGCCTTCCGATCGAAAAGGTTATGCTGAACGTGGATCGATATGGGAATACTTCAGCCGCCTCTATTCCGATCGCCCTTGATGAAGCGGTGCGGGAGGGGCGTATCAAGGACGGCTCGTTGGTGATGCTCGGCGCGTTTGGAGCGGGATTGACATGGGCTTCCGCGATCATTCGATGGTAG
- the fabF gene encoding beta-ketoacyl-ACP synthase II: MSAGRSDQGTRRVVVTGLGLVTPLGTGVEKTWKAICAGESGIGRIARFDPTGYDAQIAGEVKDFDPARFIEKKEIKKMDTFIHYAVGAAQLAVDDAGLKIKPEEATKVGVYIGSGIGGLGSIEHYHEVLRAKGPGRVSPFFIPMTIINLASGQVAIRIGAKGPNSCAVTACATGNHCIGDAYRLIQRGDADVMVAGGAEAAVTPLGVAGFAAAKALSFRNDEPTKASRPFDKDRDGFVLGEGAGVVVIEELNHALRRGVRIYGEIIGYGMNSDAYHITAPPEEGEGAVRCMELALHDAGINRDQIGYINAHGTSTMADAIETRAIKQVFGEQAFRIPVSSTKSMTGHLLGAAGGIEAIFSVLALFHGMLPPTINLDHPDPACDLDYVPNKARPVAVKTALSNSFGFGGVNACLIFTRFDA, from the coding sequence ATGTCGGCAGGAAGATCTGATCAGGGAACACGGCGTGTGGTGGTGACCGGTCTTGGGCTCGTGACGCCGCTGGGCACGGGTGTCGAGAAGACCTGGAAGGCGATCTGCGCCGGGGAGTCCGGGATCGGACGGATCGCCAGATTCGACCCGACGGGATATGATGCCCAAATTGCGGGTGAAGTGAAGGATTTTGATCCGGCTCGGTTCATCGAAAAGAAAGAGATCAAAAAAATGGATACGTTCATCCACTACGCCGTGGGCGCCGCCCAGTTGGCGGTGGATGATGCCGGGCTAAAAATAAAGCCGGAGGAGGCCACGAAGGTCGGCGTGTACATCGGTTCCGGCATCGGGGGGCTTGGATCGATCGAGCACTACCACGAGGTGCTCAGGGCCAAGGGGCCCGGCCGGGTCTCCCCGTTTTTCATTCCCATGACCATCATCAATTTGGCGTCCGGGCAGGTGGCGATTCGGATCGGAGCCAAGGGGCCCAACTCTTGCGCGGTCACGGCTTGCGCGACGGGCAATCATTGCATCGGGGATGCGTATCGCCTGATCCAACGAGGTGATGCCGATGTCATGGTGGCCGGCGGGGCCGAAGCGGCGGTTACTCCGCTCGGAGTAGCGGGATTTGCGGCGGCCAAGGCGTTGTCGTTCCGGAATGACGAGCCGACGAAGGCGAGCCGTCCGTTCGACAAGGATCGTGATGGATTTGTGCTGGGCGAAGGCGCGGGGGTGGTGGTGATCGAGGAGCTGAACCATGCCCTTCGGCGTGGGGTCCGAATTTACGGCGAGATCATTGGGTATGGGATGAACAGCGACGCGTACCACATTACGGCTCCGCCTGAAGAGGGCGAGGGGGCCGTTCGTTGCATGGAGCTCGCTCTCCACGATGCCGGAATCAATCGCGATCAGATCGGGTATATCAACGCGCACGGGACGTCGACGATGGCCGATGCCATTGAGACTCGAGCGATCAAACAGGTATTCGGCGAACAGGCGTTTCGAATTCCGGTCAGCTCGACCAAGTCCATGACAGGCCATCTCCTCGGCGCTGCCGGCGGGATCGAGGCCATCTTCAGCGTGCTGGCACTGTTTCACGGTATGCTTCCTCCCACGATCAATCTTGACCATCCAGATCCGGCTTGTGATTTGGATTATGTTCCCAATAAGGCACGACCTGTCGCCGTTAAGACGGCGCTGTCGAACTCCTTTGGATTCGGCGGAGTGAATGCCTGTTTGATCTTCACCAGATTCGACGCCTAG